In a genomic window of Salegentibacter salegens:
- a CDS encoding phosphatase PAP2 family protein translates to MERLIDLDHKLFLWFNNLGNESWDWLWLLITDKWTAIPLYALLLFLIFKNFGWKSSMVTLVFIALLITATDQLGNVFKDGFERLRPCRQEGVMEYARFVAVRCGSYGFFSAHASNSMGVAIFLGLLFRKVYPKMIIWLVAWALLVAYSRVYLGVHYPGDIIVGMLIGALLGFIFYKLHQWAQEKIFKKD, encoded by the coding sequence ATGGAACGATTAATAGACTTAGATCATAAATTATTTCTTTGGTTCAATAATTTGGGGAACGAATCCTGGGATTGGCTTTGGTTGCTTATTACCGATAAATGGACAGCAATCCCATTATATGCTTTACTTTTATTCCTTATTTTTAAGAACTTTGGTTGGAAATCAAGCATGGTAACGCTTGTTTTTATCGCCTTATTAATAACCGCTACAGACCAATTGGGGAATGTTTTTAAAGACGGTTTTGAACGTTTAAGGCCCTGCCGCCAGGAAGGCGTAATGGAATATGCCCGGTTTGTCGCTGTGCGTTGTGGTTCTTACGGGTTCTTTTCGGCACACGCTTCGAACTCGATGGGTGTAGCTATTTTTTTGGGTTTATTATTTAGAAAAGTATATCCAAAAATGATAATTTGGCTTGTCGCCTGGGCATTATTAGTAGCCTATAGCCGGGTTTATCTAGGTGTACATTATCCAGGCGATATTATTGTAGGAATGCTGATTGGTGCCCTTCTAGGCTTTATTTTTTATAAACTTCACCAATGGGCTCAGGAGAAAATTTTTAAAAAAGATTAA